From a single Tursiops truncatus isolate mTurTru1 chromosome 20, mTurTru1.mat.Y, whole genome shotgun sequence genomic region:
- the SPHK1 gene encoding sphingosine kinase 1 isoform X2: protein MSTHVLGFSRNWTPLLLAAPRGVSSPPDPATAGNDTGAPTAPAPGGEGEPHSRHRDARLGRTDKELKAGAAAADSAPTAPGTPWQRGPRVEVMDAAGGSRNPLPRPCRVLVLLNPRGGKGKGLQLFRSHVQPLLAQADVSFTLTLTERRNHARELVRAEDLRRWDALVVMSGDGLMHEVVNGLMERPDWETAIQKPLCSLPAGSGNALAASVNHYAGFEQVTNEDLLTNCTRLLCHRLLAPMDLLSLQTASGQRLFSVLSLAWGFIADVDLESEKFRRLGEMRFTLGTFLRLAALRTYQGSLAYLPVETVVSKMPPCPARDQQAQQGPVDAHLVPLEEAVPSHWTVVPEQDFVLVLALLHSHLGSEMFAAPMGRCAAGAMHLFYVRAGVSRATLLRLFLAMEKGRHMECDCPHLVYVPVVAFRLEPKDRKGVFAVDGELMISEAVQGQVHPNYFWMVSGCRESPPSLEPQASPSWRPPPAEHL, encoded by the exons ATGTCCACTCACGTTCTGGGATTTTCACGCAACTGGACTCCCCTCCTCCTGGCAGCGCCCAGGGG TGTCTCCTCTCCCCCAGATCCGGCAACCGCAGGGAATGACACGGGTGCCCCTACAGCCCCGGCTCCGGGCGGGGAGGGCGAGCCCCACAGCCGGCACCGAGACGCCCGCCTGGGCAGGACCGATAAGGAGCTGAAGGCAGGAGCCGCCGCCGCGGACAGCGCCCCGACAGCGCCGGGGACCCCCTGGCAGCGGGGGCCACGGGTCGAGGTTATGGATGCAG CGGGCGGCTCCCGGAACCCGCTCCCGAGGCCCTGCCGAGTGCTGGTGCTGTTAAATCCGCGCGGGGGCAAGGGCAAAGGCCTGCAGCTCTTCCGGAGCCACGTGCAGCCCCTGCTGGCCCAGGCCGATGTCTCCTTCACGCTGACGCTCACTG AGCGGCGGAACCACGCCCGGGAGCTGGTGCGGGCGGAGGACCTGAGACGTTGGGACGCGCTGGTGGTCATGTCTGGAGACGGGTTGATGCATGAG GTGGTGAACGGGCTCATGGAGCGGCCTGACTGGGAGACCGCCATCCAGAAGCCCCTGTGTAGCCTCCCAGCCGGCTCTGGCAATGCACTGGCCGCTTCTGTGAACCATTATGCCGG CTTCGAGCAGGTGACCAATGAAGACCTCCTGACCAACTGCACCCGGCTGCTGTGCCACCGGCTGCTGGCGCCCATGGATCTGCTGTCCCTGCAGACAGCCTCCGGGCAGCGCCTCTTCTCCGTGCTCAGCCTGGCTTGGGGTTTCATCGCTGACGTGGATCTGGAGAGTGAGAAGTTTCGGCGCCTGGGTGAGATGCGCTTCACTCTGGGCACCTTCCTGCGCCTGGCGGCCCTGCGCACCTACCAGGGCTCCCTGGCCTACCTCCCTGTAGAAACGGTGGTCTCCAAGATGCCCCCCTGCCCCGCTCGGGACCAGCAGGCCCAGCAGGGCCCTGTGGACGCCCACCTGGTGCCCCTGGAGGAGGCAGTGCCCTCTCACTGGACGGTGGTGCCGGAGCAGGACTTCGTGCTGGTGCTGGCGCTGCTGCACTCACACCTGGGCAGTGAGATGTTTGCTGCACCCATGGGCCGCTGTGCGGCCGGCGCTATGCATTTGTTCTACGTGCGGGCAGGTGTGTCTCGGGCCACACTGCTGCGCCTCTTCCTGGCCATGGAGAAAGGCAGGCACATGGAGTGTGACTGTCCCCACTTGGTGTACGTGCCCGTGGTTGCTTTCCGCCTGGAACCCAAGGACAGGAAGGGTGTGTTTGCTGTGGACGGGGAACTGATGATCAGTGAGGCTGTGCAGGGCCAGGTGCACCCAAACTACTTCTGGATGGTCAGTGGCTGCAGGGAGTCCCCACCCTCTCTGGAGCCACAGGCCTCACCCAGCTGGAGGCCACCTCCAGCGGAGCACTTATGA
- the SPHK1 gene encoding sphingosine kinase 1 isoform X1 translates to MDAAGGSRNPLPRPCRVLVLLNPRGGKGKGLQLFRSHVQPLLAQADVSFTLTLTERRNHARELVRAEDLRRWDALVVMSGDGLMHEVVNGLMERPDWETAIQKPLCSLPAGSGNALAASVNHYAGFEQVTNEDLLTNCTRLLCHRLLAPMDLLSLQTASGQRLFSVLSLAWGFIADVDLESEKFRRLGEMRFTLGTFLRLAALRTYQGSLAYLPVETVVSKMPPCPARDQQAQQGPVDAHLVPLEEAVPSHWTVVPEQDFVLVLALLHSHLGSEMFAAPMGRCAAGAMHLFYVRAGVSRATLLRLFLAMEKGRHMECDCPHLVYVPVVAFRLEPKDRKGVFAVDGELMISEAVQGQVHPNYFWMVSGCRESPPSLEPQASPSWRPPPAEHL, encoded by the exons ATGGATGCAG CGGGCGGCTCCCGGAACCCGCTCCCGAGGCCCTGCCGAGTGCTGGTGCTGTTAAATCCGCGCGGGGGCAAGGGCAAAGGCCTGCAGCTCTTCCGGAGCCACGTGCAGCCCCTGCTGGCCCAGGCCGATGTCTCCTTCACGCTGACGCTCACTG AGCGGCGGAACCACGCCCGGGAGCTGGTGCGGGCGGAGGACCTGAGACGTTGGGACGCGCTGGTGGTCATGTCTGGAGACGGGTTGATGCATGAG GTGGTGAACGGGCTCATGGAGCGGCCTGACTGGGAGACCGCCATCCAGAAGCCCCTGTGTAGCCTCCCAGCCGGCTCTGGCAATGCACTGGCCGCTTCTGTGAACCATTATGCCGG CTTCGAGCAGGTGACCAATGAAGACCTCCTGACCAACTGCACCCGGCTGCTGTGCCACCGGCTGCTGGCGCCCATGGATCTGCTGTCCCTGCAGACAGCCTCCGGGCAGCGCCTCTTCTCCGTGCTCAGCCTGGCTTGGGGTTTCATCGCTGACGTGGATCTGGAGAGTGAGAAGTTTCGGCGCCTGGGTGAGATGCGCTTCACTCTGGGCACCTTCCTGCGCCTGGCGGCCCTGCGCACCTACCAGGGCTCCCTGGCCTACCTCCCTGTAGAAACGGTGGTCTCCAAGATGCCCCCCTGCCCCGCTCGGGACCAGCAGGCCCAGCAGGGCCCTGTGGACGCCCACCTGGTGCCCCTGGAGGAGGCAGTGCCCTCTCACTGGACGGTGGTGCCGGAGCAGGACTTCGTGCTGGTGCTGGCGCTGCTGCACTCACACCTGGGCAGTGAGATGTTTGCTGCACCCATGGGCCGCTGTGCGGCCGGCGCTATGCATTTGTTCTACGTGCGGGCAGGTGTGTCTCGGGCCACACTGCTGCGCCTCTTCCTGGCCATGGAGAAAGGCAGGCACATGGAGTGTGACTGTCCCCACTTGGTGTACGTGCCCGTGGTTGCTTTCCGCCTGGAACCCAAGGACAGGAAGGGTGTGTTTGCTGTGGACGGGGAACTGATGATCAGTGAGGCTGTGCAGGGCCAGGTGCACCCAAACTACTTCTGGATGGTCAGTGGCTGCAGGGAGTCCCCACCCTCTCTGGAGCCACAGGCCTCACCCAGCTGGAGGCCACCTCCAGCGGAGCACTTATGA